A segment of the Anaerolineales bacterium genome:
TAGTCTTCTTCGATCTTCTTGCGCTCAAGGGCGGAAAGGCGCTTGAGTGGCAGTTCGAGTATCGCCCGCGCCTGGGCGTCGCTCAGCATCAAGCGCTTCATCAGGCGCAGCCTGGCCTGTTCCGTATCCGGCGCGGCCCGGATCAGCTTGATCACTTCATCCAGGTGGTCGAGGGCCACTCGATAGCCCTCGAGGATGTGGGCGTGCTCGCGGGCTCGGGCCAGCTCGAAGGCGCTGCGGCGCTGGATGACCTGCAGGCGGTGCTCGAGGTAGACGCGCAGTGCCTGCTTCAGGCTGAGCAGACGGGGCTCGCCGTCAACAAGGGCCAGCATGTTCACCCCGAAGGTGCTCTGCATCGGCGTGCGCCGGTACAGTTCCGCTAGTACCTTCTCAGGCTGGGCGGTCTTGGCCAGCTCGAGGACTATGCGCAAACCCTGCCGATCGGACTCATCGCGCAGGTCGGAGAGACCTTCCAGATCGCCGCCACGCGCCAGCTCGGCGATGCGTTCGATCAGGCTCGACTTGTTGGTCAGATACGGCAGCTCGGTGACGATGATGCGCGTCCGTCCCCGGCCCATCTCTTCCACGTGGGCTTTCGCCTGGACCACGATCCGGCCGCGGCCGGTGGCGTAGGCCGCGATCAACCCCTCACCGTCGCCCTTCTCCTGGAGGATGATGCCACCGGTTGGAAAGTCCGGACCCTGGATGAACTGCAACAGGTCCTCAACGCCGACCTTCTCGAGGCGCGACCAGTTCTCGAGCATGAAGGCCAGGGCGTTGCACACCTCGGTCATGTTGTGCGGCGGGATCGAAGTCGCCATCCCGACGGCGATCCCGGTGGATCCGTTGACCAGCAGGTTCGGTACCGCGGTCGGGAGGACCACGGGTTCATACAGCGTGCCGTCGAAGTTGTCGCTGAAGTCGACCGTCTCCTTGTCGATCGCCAGCAGCATGTCCACCGCCAGCGGCGCCAGGCGGGCCTCGGTGTAGCGCATGGCCGCGGGCGGGTCGCCGTCGACCGAGCCGAAGTTACCCTGGCCGTCAATCAGCGGGTAGCGCATGGAGAAGTCCTGTGCCATCCGCGCCATAGCCTCATAGACAGTCATGTCACCGTGCGGGTGGTACTTGCCGAGGACCTCACCGACGATGCGGGCGGACTTCTTGTATTCCAGCGTGGGGCGGATGCCCATGGCGTGCATGGCATACAGAATCCGGCGGTGGACGGGCTTGAGTCCGTCGCGGGCATCGGGAAGGGCCCGCGCCACGATCACACTCATGGCGTAGTCGAGATACGACTGCTGCATCTCGACATCGATGTCGATCTGCCGAACCAAGCCAACTTCCATGGATCACCTCAGCTGGAAAGAACTGGCGGGGGACATCATACGGGCAGGATGCGCAGGCGT
Coding sequences within it:
- a CDS encoding DNA topoisomerase 4 subunit A, which encodes MEVGLVRQIDIDVEMQQSYLDYAMSVIVARALPDARDGLKPVHRRILYAMHAMGIRPTLEYKKSARIVGEVLGKYHPHGDMTVYEAMARMAQDFSMRYPLIDGQGNFGSVDGDPPAAMRYTEARLAPLAVDMLLAIDKETVDFSDNFDGTLYEPVVLPTAVPNLLVNGSTGIAVGMATSIPPHNMTEVCNALAFMLENWSRLEKVGVEDLLQFIQGPDFPTGGIILQEKGDGEGLIAAYATGRGRIVVQAKAHVEEMGRGRTRIIVTELPYLTNKSSLIERIAELARGGDLEGLSDLRDESDRQGLRIVLELAKTAQPEKVLAELYRRTPMQSTFGVNMLALVDGEPRLLSLKQALRVYLEHRLQVIQRRSAFELARAREHAHILEGYRVALDHLDEVIKLIRAAPDTEQARLRLMKRLMLSDAQARAILELPLKRLSALERKKIEEDYRATQARIRDLEALLSSEKKQRAAIIEELNDLKSRFGDRRLTQIYQAKRGRQGRQLLTADDLAPAKDTWVVVTTDGLVSRTPTARLPRLAGRSTPALLLGATARDTLYLFDRRGQGCALAVHTLPECDDPKDGNAVAGATAFGPGADVVAGVVLPADRSPSAQAHLLLGTRSGMLKKTSLETLPGPSAKTFLAINLSPGDALGWARLTSGQDDLVLISRFGAGIRFSEDEIRPTGLGAGGVLGMRLEDEDCVVGMDPAPDKSEVLLVTDRGQAKRVDLGQFPLQRRNGRGVRAWKLEAGDAVAAAAVGSPEDRAVVHLHKSADRSIALSDAPRRTRGGRGKTVAEVRESDRVVALTVPQSRAASVERQTRPAQKTGVRGRSNSPTRAASRGSASSKAKGTAARSKTGGRPSPSQAKPRARRGKTPKAAQPKPGTRKPPAKAKR